A segment of the Mangrovimonas sp. YM274 genome:
CGTGAGGCTGATCCTAACGTAAAATTGTTTTACAATGATTATAATGTAGTCATCCAGACCAAACGTCAAGCAATCATTAACATGGCTAATGAATTTATAGCAGAGGGCATCCCTATTGATGGAATTGGTTTGCAGATGCACTTAAACTTTGAATGGCCTTCTGCTTCTGATATCTCCAATGCTTTAAATGATATTACCAATACCGGTTTGCTAGTTCATGTTTCTGAATTGGATATTGGGGCCAACCCTAATAATGATATCACATCCCTTACCAGTCAAAGAGCTGAGTTACAAGCCGACCAATACCAAAGAGTTTCTTATTATTATACAGAGAACGTACCAGCCAATCAACAATATGGTATAACGATCTGGGGGTTTAGAGACCAGGATAGTTGGAGGTATGATGGTGGGACTGATTGGCCTTTATTATATGACAATAGTTATAATACTAAACCATCTTATGATGGATTTAGTGCTGGCCTGAGTAGTATTCCCGTGAACTAATAATATTTTCAAACAAAAAACAAAGCCGTCATCTGCAGATGACGGCTTTGTTTTTTGTTTATTTCTAAACTTTGCCTGAAACTAAAACCACTCAATTTAATGAAAAGACCGCTTTTAAATTAGACACATTTCAATTCCATAAGAGACATTAGCAATAACCATAAATAATCATTTTTGCAGGCCTAAAAATTATTATGGCAGTTTCCTCCATTATAATATTGTATTCGATTATTTGTAACTAATCTATAACAATATCATTTGCAGAAGTAGCATATAGCCCCAATAAGCACCCCGTAAATCCGCCCGCTACATCAGTGGATAAAATATCACCTGACAATGTTCCTCCCAAATTTTCAAAAGCACTTCCATTGATAGCATAAGAAAAACTATAATCATCTCCCTTTGCTGAAATTTTCAACTTCACAGGACTTTTGACATCAATTTTTGTACTTGCAATTACCTCTGAAATAACAGGCCCTTTCCTCCCTGGCCATTTATTTCTTTCCAAAACCAAATAGGTGTCCTTCCCTTTTTTGGTAATACCAAACACATAATTAGATCCTTCATTTTGTAAGGCCACTACACCCGCCAAATCTTTTTCAGATTGTGGTTGATACTGTAAGGTTGTGGTAAAGGAAAAATTATCATGCTGTTGCCTGTGAAATAATGTGGAGGTGGGCTTTGCTTCTTTAATGTGAGTCTCAAAAGGCTGAATTTTTAATCCTTTTTTAGTGATTTCAATAAACTCTTCGCGAGGCCCTCTCAGCCCAATCCAACGATAATCAAGCTTATTTGAGGTAAAATTCTCCACAATCGTGAAATTTCCATTAGGCAAAAAACTATCCTGTCCCGTTTTATTCATAACACCCTTCGGCAGTTTCACTTTGGGTTCTATAGGCACCAATCCGTTCACAAAAACGGGATACTCCCCAGACCAGTCCACAGGCAAAATAAAGGTCTCACGCCCTGTATTTACCCTTCCCTTTTCATTTGGACGTACAGCCAAAAAAACGCCATAATACTCACCATTAGGCCCTTCAATCAGGTCTGCATGTCCTGCCCAATCTACTTTATTGTCCCTATCCTTACCAAAGTAGCGTTGGGTTAAAATAGGGTTACTTGGTGCTGGAATAAATGGCCCTTTGGGGCTGTCACTTTTAAAAATAACTTCGCTATGCCAACCGCCTGTACCACCCTCGGCACACATTAAATAATAGGAGCCGTCTTTTTTGTAAAGATGCGGAGCTTCAATCCAAATTGGTTTTTTAGAAAGATCGACACCGCCGTCCACAATAATTTTGTCTGTTCCATGAATAACTTTATCGTTTTCTAAATCATATTCCCAAATCTTAATAACTCGATGCCCGCTGTACAACTCTTTTCCTTTATCAGGCGCGTCATTATGCACTACATAGGCTTTTCCGTCATCATCGAAAAAAATGGAAGGATCAATACCTCCAAAACCTAATTTGATAGGACTTCCCCAACCTTGTTTAGGATCTTTGGTTTTAACAATAATATTACCGAGCCCACCTGAAAACGCTGTTACTATCATATAGAAAGTATCGTTGTGTGGGTTATAAGTTATTCCTGGCGCATAAACACCGCCGCTAATACCTGTATTGTGAGGGTTAAATTCTGACACATCATCAAGCACACCTCCCAAATCTGTCCAATTCACTAAATCTTTAGAATGAAAAATAGGCACCCCTGGAAACATAGCAAATGAGGAACAAACCATATAATAATCATCACCTTTTTTGGTAATTGCGGGGTCTGGATAACACCCTTGTAAAATAGGTGAGTAAAACTCATTGTCAGCTAGCGGATAGTCTTTATATACTTGATCGTTGCCTTGATAAATTACTTCTGTAAAAAGAGGTATGTTTTTATTTTGGCCTGTCGCCTTAAATATAAACGCAAGCAAGATCATAAACAATACGGATTGACCTTTGTTGGACATATTGAATAATTTAAAATTTGAAATCTTCATTGTTCTAATTCCTTATTTTGACTTTTACTTGAATCTCAAAATGAAAAGGAGTCTCTGAGTTTTGAAATTTCAGCTGAAATCCTGCTTAACCCTCTCAACAGCACTCCTATCTTGATAATTGCTTTGATTTAGTTGGACTGATTTTTCTTGATGTTTTCTATCACTTCAATCATAGAGGCCGTCCACACCTCATCCTCATGTTCTTTGAGATATTCTACTAATTGTTTGTGTGCCTCTAGGGAAACATTCATAGAGTGTTCGCCTCCAACCCCATGAAATAAGAATACTAACAACGAATTGGTTTCCACTGCCTTCTTTACCAAATCAATCATTTGCTCACCTGTTTCACCAACAATAGCATAAGAGTCTATATCGTAAATATCGATGTCTTCTAATTTATGCATTTCGTGTCTAACAGCACGCGCACCCGCTAAATCATCTTTTAAGTCATCAATAAAAAAGTCATTGCCGTTTACCGTGAAATCTCCACAAGTGAATGCAAAAGTTCGATTGGTTTTGCCATCAACAGCCTCAAGAAGTGTATTGTTGATTTTAATTTCATCTACCATACGTTCAACCGTATAGGTACCCATATCGTAATTTTTATTAACCCAAGGGCGCGTGTCTTTCCCTATGCAAGGATGAAAAATAGTATGATTTCCAAGTTCATGACCATTTTGGGCCAAACGCCTCCAATCGTTGATTCTATTTCTAAAAGCATCGGAATAAGTGGACACATAAAAGGTTGCTTTTAACCTATTCTGGTTCAATAATGGCAAGACATGGTCCAAATGCACATTTAAGGCATCATCATAGGTTAAAACAACCGCAGCTTGTTTACCTTGCCAAGGCCTATCATTTAACTTATCGGGATCATAAGTTCTAAATGGAGATGCCGGCAGCCCTTCCTTATTGTAAAGATTAGCTCCCAACGGATTGTCTGCCCAAGCATAGCGAACATATCTTGGATTCTTGACTTCCGGACTGGAAACCTCTACCGTTTCACCTACTATTTTAGCATCCGCCCAAACAAAATATTGGTCTTCTCCAGCAATTTCAAATCTACTTAAAGGTTCATCATCGATAGAGATTAATCCACTTCCCACAAAATCAAAAGACAACACAATTTTACCTCCTACAATTTTTGAAGATTTATAAATAGGCCCAGAATGGACAATATCCTCACCATAAGTCAATTTCATAGCCCCCAGAGCCAACCGTTTTCCAACATCTGCTTTGTTTAGGGGATGGATATCGTTCCATTCGCCTAAATCTATGCCAACAGCCAGAGCTGTATTGGGTAACGATAACGCCTTTAACTGAGCTTCCCGTAACTCTGCCCAATTACTTTCAGTAGGCAAGAAATCAATATCTCCAAAATTAACCAACTGCACAATCAAAAAAGGCAACTCTTCAGCATTCCATTGATTCCTCCAATCGTTTATAAGAGCTTTTAAATAGCCTTCGTAAGCTTTAGGGTTTCCAGTATTTGACTCGCCTTGATACCAAAGTACGCCTTTGATTTTTTGGTTTCTAATTGGCGCAATCATCGCATTATATAACGAGGTTGGTTGGTTTTGTGCATTGATTGGTCGAGACTCATTTTGTCTAACATTGTTGTAATTAAAAGGCTCAAATACCTCTCCAACCTTATATTGCCAAGTTCCTTTTAAATCAATCTCCTGACCTTTTGCGGTTAAATAATAAGGTTTATCTGGAACAAAACCTCCTTTGCCGCCTCTATTGGTAACACGAATAGTTATGATATTTTTTCCTGCTTTTAAAATACCACCTGAAACCGTGTAACGCCTTGGAGGATATTGGTAAGTGATATTACCTACTTTTATGCCATTTACGTAAACCTCATCCGCATTTATAATCCGCCCCATATACAATTTAGCTTCCGCTCCCGTCATGGATTCTGGCACATCGATTTCCTTTCTAAACCACACAACGCCATTTAAGTTTTTTAACCCTTGGTCCTCCCAGTATCCCGGAATATTATAATTGCGCCAACCTTTTGGAATATAGTCCTTTTCAAACCATTTTAGATCTCCTGAAAGACCTTTGTCTGCTGGTGTTGTATTATTGCTACTATATTGGCTGTTGCTGTTTGGTGTTGGCTTGGAATTAAGATGTTTTATATAGTCTTTATTTTCTTGAATCAACTCTAACTGGTTTGGAAATTCCTTATAACCTGCTTCACTAATCCAAGATTCAATTGGTGTACCACCAACACTGGCATTTATTAGCCCTATGGGAATACCATATTTTTCGTATACATCTTTGGCAAAAAAATAAGAAACCGAACCAAATCCCAAAACATCTTCACCAACTGCCGATTTCCATTGTCCTTGAGGCAAATCATTTTGCGGGCCTTCTAAATTAGTTTTTGTGGGAATGAAAAAATTTCTGATTTCCGGATAATTAGAGTGAAATGCTGCTTCTGGATATTTTTCTTTAACCCGCTCTATAGGGTTTACCATATTAGATTGCCCCGAACACAACCACACATCGCCAAATAAAATATCGCTTATTTCAATTTTATTTTTTCCTTGTAATTTCATTGAAAATGGTCCACCTGCTTTTTGTGGAGGCAAATTGATAGACCAAGCTCCGCTGCTATCAGCCTTAGTTCTATATTTTTTATTTTGAAATGTTAAGGTTACAGATTCATATGGCGATGACCACCCCCAAATTTTCACATCTTGGTCACGTTGTAAAACCATACCGTTGCTCACTAATTGAGGAAGTTTTATTTGGGAATATGAAACCGTAAATTGAAAGAAAAGAACAGCTACGAAGGCTATTTTTAATAATTTCATTGGTAAAATGCGTTAGTTTAGTGATACTCTTTCAAAAGTAAGCATTTAATATTATAGATGACAGCTCTTGTTTTGCTAATTGCAAGGCAAATACCAAATAGTTTTGTTAAGGTTTTGAATATTATTCTGATATTTTATAAGTATATTTCGCCTAAACCTATTAAGAGATTTGTTTAAATGAACATTTTGGGGATCTCCGCCTACTACCACGATTCTGCTGCTGCAATTATTGTCAATGGTAATGTATTGTATGCCGCTCAAGAAGAACGCTTTTCAAGAATAAAAAACGATGCTGCATTTCCAGAGAATGCTATTAAATATTGTCTTGATGAATCTGGCATTGGTATCGATGAAATAGACCTCATTGCCTTTTATGACAAGCCGTTTTTAAAATTTGAAAGACTTTTAGAAACCTATTATGCCTTTGCTCCAAAAGGATATAAATCGTTTGCTAAGGCCATGCCGTTATGGTTAAAAGAAAAATTGTTCACGAAACAAGTCATCCGGAAAAAGTTAAAAGAGCTAGGTCAATCAAAAACCAAAAAAATTGAGATCAATTTTCCTGAACACCACTTGTCTCATATTGCCAGTGCTTTCTACACTTCCCCTTTTAAAAAAGCTGCTTATTTAACGGTAGACGGTGTAGGCGAATGGGCTACAACATCTTATGGCATTGCTTGTGGAGAAAAAGGCATTCAAGTATTGGGTGAGCTACATTTTCCGGATTCGTTAGGATTGTTTTATTCTTCATTCACCTATTTTTTAGGTTTTAAAGTTAATTCCGGAGAATATAAAATGATGGGACTGGCTCCTTACAGCAATCCAAAATCCGAAAAGGTAAAACAATACATCGATAAGATAAAAAACAACCTTGTAGACATAAAACCGGATGGATCCATTCAACTCAATAGAAATTGGTTTGAATTTCCCGTTGGACTGCGCATGGTAAATCCAAAAAAATGGGAACCCCTTTTTGATATAAAAAAACGAGACCCAGAAGATCCACTGGAACAAGCGCATGCCGATTTGGCCCTTGCTGCTCAAAAAGTACTGGAAGAAATACTCATCAAACTAATTACGTTTGTAAAGCATCAAACTGGAGAACCAAATTTGTGTATTGCTGGAGGCGTTGCTCTTAATTGTGTTGCCAATTCTGTTTTGTTTAATCAAGGACTTTTTGATGATATTTATATTCAACCTGCCGCAGGCGACTCCGGTGGAGCTATTGGCGCTGCATTGGCAACTTCATATATAAAACAAAGTCTGTCTTTTGAGGGTTTAAAACAACCTTTTAATACTTATTTAGGACCTCAATATTCTAATTTGGATATAGAAAAACTGCTACGAAAACATCAATGCCAATATCTCTTTTTTGAAAAACAAGAAGAACTGATTCATACCGTAAGCCATCACATAGCGAACAAAAAAGTGGTGGGTTGGTTTCAAGGAAGAACCGAATTTGGCCCAAGGGCATTAGGGAACAGAAGTATTTTGGCAGATGCTACAGACCCCGAAATGCAATATAACTTGAACATGAAAATTAAATTCCGGGAAGGGTTTAGGCCTTTTGCTCCCGTAGTTTGTAAAGAAGACTATGACACCTATTTTGAAAAAGGAAAACACTCCTACTACATGTTATTTACCAGTAAAGTTAAAAACACATTAAGAAAACCTTTGCCGGATAATTTTGATGTTTTGGGTTTAGATGAAAAACGTCGCATTCCAAAATCCAAATTGCCCGCCATCACACATATCGATTTTTCTGCCAGAGTTCAAGTGGTACAAAAAGAATTTAACCCCTTGTTATGGAATTTAATTCAATCTTATAAAAAGTATACCGGAATGGGAGTGCTTATAAACACCAGTTTTAATGTAAAAGATGAGCCCATCGTGAATACTCCTGAAGATGCCTATCTTTGTTTTATGAAATCAGGTATGGATGTCCTTGTTTTAGAAAACTATCTAATTGTAAAATAAATGGAATTTATTATTGAGTTTTTTCAGTTTTTAAAAGAAAGAAAAAAGTGGTGGTTGATACCCCTTATCATAATTTTTGTGATTTTTGGGCTGCTTATTTTTTTAACCAATAGCACAGCACTCGCTCCGTTTATTTATTCTATCTTTTAAAATATGACTAAAGAAAAAGGACAGGAAACCATAATTGTATTAGCTTTAGTTTGCCTTGTCGCCTTTGTGAAATTTGAAGCTCTTTGGCTAATTTATGTAGCATTAAGTTTTCTTGTTATTAGTTTGTTATCTAAAAGACTAACTATTGCCATAGGAGCTTTATGGCTTTCTTTTTCCCATTATTTTGGTTTGATAATGAACTATTTTATCATGTTCTTTATTTTCTATTGCATTCTAACTCCCATATCCTTTTTTCAAAAGTTGTTTGGCCATAACCAAATTTTAAAAAAGAATAGACGTGGCTCTTACTTCCATGCAAAAAATCATTATTACTCCAATAACGATATTGAGAAACCTTGGTAATAATATTTAGTTGGTATTCTGATAGAAATTCCCTCTTTACCTTTTTTATAATTAAATCAACTAACTGAAGCAATAGCGACTAAAGTATTTGTCAATTTGAACTGACAATTATATTCCTATTTCTATACGATCTACCAAGTTGATCTACATTATTCAATAGACGATAAGTTCTTATCATGTTCTCCTGTTTTAAGTTTATAATATCGAAAATATTCATCTGTGTTAGTAACAACCCATAAATCCATCTACAAAAGTTTTTAATAAAAAAATGCAGGTTTTGCTAGATAGTAAAAAATTTTAAACAATCGGTTGCTTAATACGATCTATTGCTTATATTTGTTAAATTAATAATATTGAGGATTAATTTTTACTAAATCTTTATTTAAAAGCTATTTTAATTAAAACTTAAGAAATCGCTTAAATAAAATTTAATTAATCCGAAAGATTGGTTGAGATAGACGATAACCTATTTACAACATTTTTAAACTATTTCAATATGGCTTGTAGTTCAGATATATTATAAGTTGATTAAAACGATACAACTAACCTTAAATTCTAAAATTATGCCAAAAACTCTAAAATTTATCAGTAAAATTTTTGCAATTTTTGCGATTATTTTTGCAACAAGTTGTTCAGACGATGATGATTTTTCCCCTGTCGTCATTGAAAGTATTACGTCTGATCATTTTTATCCTGGTGAAGATGTAATTCTGACGGGAAGAAACTTTGATGATGTTTTATTTACTTTTCTGGAAAACAATCAGGTCCCTTTTCAATTGGAAGGTGATTCTATAATTTTCATGCTACCAGAATCATCTGCTATTGGAAACACGCTGCTTACTTTAGTAATGGCTGATGGTTACACAGTAACTGCCGATATAGAAGTTGTGGCTAGACCTTTTCCCATTATTCAGGCAGTATCCCCTAATATAGCAGAGGAAGGAGCTCAAGTTACCATTACGGGAACATCTTTAAACAATCTAATATCGGTAACAATTGGAGAGGTAGAAGCTAGTGTGGTGTCGTCTACAGCTACAGAATTGATTGTTACGGTTCCTGCAGGTCTTGCACAAAATGTACCCACCGAACTTAAAGTGGTTACAAACGGTGGTGAAGCAGTACCTACTTTACCGTTTTATGTTGGTACAAATTTACTTTTGAATGGAGATTTAGAATTGGGTAGTGGTGATGATTTTAACAATTGGGGTAAATGGAATGGAGGTGACGGAATGACCGCCACAACCGCTTCCGGTGAAGCCTATTACGGCAGATCGTTACGTGCTGAGGCTGCCGGTGGAAACCCTTGGAATACTCAGTTTGTAAGCGATCCTGCTCCTACAGAAGTAGGTTCGGAATATACTTTGTTTATGTATATCAAAGCCCAGCCGGGAACTCCTGGCGATGGTGGAAACATCAGATTTTCAACAAATCCAGACGCTCTTTACAGCGGTAATTATGACATCACTGGTGAATGGCAACAAATTGAGTGGTCTTTTGTTGCAAATACAACGCAAACAAGAGCTGTTCTAGATTTAGGCGTTGTGGCAGGTGCCGTATATTTTGTAGATAACATTACGTTAATTAAAACAGGGACACCACCGCCACCACCAATCAACACAAACGGTAGCTTTGAAGATTCCGATCTAGGAGCCGCAGACAACATTGCAGGCTGGGGAGGCTTAAATGGAAACCTAGTAAGTGGTGAGATTACGGATGTCCATAGTCATGATGGCGATAAAAGTCTTAAATTAACCATTAACGATATAGGAGCCAACCCTTGGGACATTCAACCTACTTCAAGCATGACTGTGGTAGATGGCGAAACCTACCATTTAAGCGTTTGGTTTAAAGGTAACGGAATAACGAATATTAAAATTGCCATTGACCAAGGAGGTGATCCCGGATGGCTAGAATGGGCTGCACCTGAACAAGGATTTCTTGATAACGAATGGACTGAGATTTCTTATGATTTTACTGCTGACACAACAAATAGCAGTGATGGTAACGCAAGATTCGCTATAAGTATGAGTTACTCAGGAAATGTTGGAGGAGTTATTTATATAGATGATTTGGAAGTAACCCCTGCCCAATAACATTAGCCCCAATAAAATAACTAAGATATACAAAACCGTTTGTCAATGACAAACGGTTTTTTCTTTGACATACCGATAGATAAAAAATAATTTAAGGCGTTTTAAGGAGCTAAAACAATGTAGTCTTTACCGTTTATCGGTTCATGGATTTCATACGCTAAAATCTATCTATAATTACGTTCAGAGCTAAAGTATAAACTTCATCTTCTGTCTACTTTATTCAATTTGACAGTCCATGACTGCTAGAATAAACTTTAGAACAAATCCGGACTAGAACTTGGGGAGTTAACTTTAAACAAAAAATACAAATCTTTTACATTTCTAATCTAACCTCCTCTGGCTGTATGGCTTGAGTAGCATCTTCTATTAATTCTTTCAAATTAGGCACCTCCAACCCTCTATTTCTAGCTTGCGCAAGTGTTTTTTTAGCTTGTTCCATTTGATTGGATTTTATATACGCAGTTGCCAATTCTTCCGCAGATTTACTACTATTTTCAAAATAATGATATCGATATAAATAGAAAACAGCTCTTTTGTAATCCCCTTTCTTCATACACATGTTTCCTGCCATTTGATAGACTGCTCCCTGCTCCGGATATTCAAAAATCAAAGATTGTGCAATGTCCAAACCTTTTTCATACTCTTCATCATGTTCATACATTTTATACGCAGTTGCCATGGCATGGTCCCATTTCATAATATCCATATTAATATCTTGTGCCATTTTTATTTCTGTGTATTTATTTTTCAAATCTTTATTAATAATGGAATCCCTTTCCTCCGCAATTTGATTAATATTATAAGGCCACGATTGTTTAAGTTTCTCTATAACCATGATGCCTTGAATGGAATCAATTTGAGAAACAGGAATATCTTGTATGGCGTCTTCATATGCGATATAATTTTGCCAACCATCCAATAATTTAAGTTCTTTTATTTTATTGTAAAAAGCATCTGCCATTAAAAACTGGCCTTTAATATTGGGATGTACGTGCTCTGTCATTAACTCGTCTCCTACAATTCCATTACTAGAATGTGTTTCAAAAACAGATTTCATATCTACCAATGATGTGCTGTATTCGTGAGATAATCCTATA
Coding sequences within it:
- a CDS encoding glycoside hydrolase family 43 protein: MSNKGQSVLFMILLAFIFKATGQNKNIPLFTEVIYQGNDQVYKDYPLADNEFYSPILQGCYPDPAITKKGDDYYMVCSSFAMFPGVPIFHSKDLVNWTDLGGVLDDVSEFNPHNTGISGGVYAPGITYNPHNDTFYMIVTAFSGGLGNIIVKTKDPKQGWGSPIKLGFGGIDPSIFFDDDGKAYVVHNDAPDKGKELYSGHRVIKIWEYDLENDKVIHGTDKIIVDGGVDLSKKPIWIEAPHLYKKDGSYYLMCAEGGTGGWHSEVIFKSDSPKGPFIPAPSNPILTQRYFGKDRDNKVDWAGHADLIEGPNGEYYGVFLAVRPNEKGRVNTGRETFILPVDWSGEYPVFVNGLVPIEPKVKLPKGVMNKTGQDSFLPNGNFTIVENFTSNKLDYRWIGLRGPREEFIEITKKGLKIQPFETHIKEAKPTSTLFHRQQHDNFSFTTTLQYQPQSEKDLAGVVALQNEGSNYVFGITKKGKDTYLVLERNKWPGRKGPVISEVIASTKIDVKSPVKLKISAKGDDYSFSYAINGSAFENLGGTLSGDILSTDVAGGFTGCLLGLYATSANDIVID
- a CDS encoding sialate O-acetylesterase; translation: MKLLKIAFVAVLFFQFTVSYSQIKLPQLVSNGMVLQRDQDVKIWGWSSPYESVTLTFQNKKYRTKADSSGAWSINLPPQKAGGPFSMKLQGKNKIEISDILFGDVWLCSGQSNMVNPIERVKEKYPEAAFHSNYPEIRNFFIPTKTNLEGPQNDLPQGQWKSAVGEDVLGFGSVSYFFAKDVYEKYGIPIGLINASVGGTPIESWISEAGYKEFPNQLELIQENKDYIKHLNSKPTPNSNSQYSSNNTTPADKGLSGDLKWFEKDYIPKGWRNYNIPGYWEDQGLKNLNGVVWFRKEIDVPESMTGAEAKLYMGRIINADEVYVNGIKVGNITYQYPPRRYTVSGGILKAGKNIITIRVTNRGGKGGFVPDKPYYLTAKGQEIDLKGTWQYKVGEVFEPFNYNNVRQNESRPINAQNQPTSLYNAMIAPIRNQKIKGVLWYQGESNTGNPKAYEGYLKALINDWRNQWNAEELPFLIVQLVNFGDIDFLPTESNWAELREAQLKALSLPNTALAVGIDLGEWNDIHPLNKADVGKRLALGAMKLTYGEDIVHSGPIYKSSKIVGGKIVLSFDFVGSGLISIDDEPLSRFEIAGEDQYFVWADAKIVGETVEVSSPEVKNPRYVRYAWADNPLGANLYNKEGLPASPFRTYDPDKLNDRPWQGKQAAVVLTYDDALNVHLDHVLPLLNQNRLKATFYVSTYSDAFRNRINDWRRLAQNGHELGNHTIFHPCIGKDTRPWVNKNYDMGTYTVERMVDEIKINNTLLEAVDGKTNRTFAFTCGDFTVNGNDFFIDDLKDDLAGARAVRHEMHKLEDIDIYDIDSYAIVGETGEQMIDLVKKAVETNSLLVFLFHGVGGEHSMNVSLEAHKQLVEYLKEHEDEVWTASMIEVIENIKKNQSN
- a CDS encoding carbamoyltransferase, whose product is MNILGISAYYHDSAAAIIVNGNVLYAAQEERFSRIKNDAAFPENAIKYCLDESGIGIDEIDLIAFYDKPFLKFERLLETYYAFAPKGYKSFAKAMPLWLKEKLFTKQVIRKKLKELGQSKTKKIEINFPEHHLSHIASAFYTSPFKKAAYLTVDGVGEWATTSYGIACGEKGIQVLGELHFPDSLGLFYSSFTYFLGFKVNSGEYKMMGLAPYSNPKSEKVKQYIDKIKNNLVDIKPDGSIQLNRNWFEFPVGLRMVNPKKWEPLFDIKKRDPEDPLEQAHADLALAAQKVLEEILIKLITFVKHQTGEPNLCIAGGVALNCVANSVLFNQGLFDDIYIQPAAGDSGGAIGAALATSYIKQSLSFEGLKQPFNTYLGPQYSNLDIEKLLRKHQCQYLFFEKQEELIHTVSHHIANKKVVGWFQGRTEFGPRALGNRSILADATDPEMQYNLNMKIKFREGFRPFAPVVCKEDYDTYFEKGKHSYYMLFTSKVKNTLRKPLPDNFDVLGLDEKRRIPKSKLPAITHIDFSARVQVVQKEFNPLLWNLIQSYKKYTGMGVLINTSFNVKDEPIVNTPEDAYLCFMKSGMDVLVLENYLIVK
- a CDS encoding DUF5989 family protein, giving the protein MEFIIEFFQFLKERKKWWLIPLIIIFVIFGLLIFLTNSTALAPFIYSIF
- a CDS encoding SxtJ family membrane protein translates to MTKEKGQETIIVLALVCLVAFVKFEALWLIYVALSFLVISLLSKRLTIAIGALWLSFSHYFGLIMNYFIMFFIFYCILTPISFFQKLFGHNQILKKNRRGSYFHAKNHYYSNNDIEKPW
- a CDS encoding carbohydrate binding domain-containing protein, whose translation is MPKTLKFISKIFAIFAIIFATSCSDDDDFSPVVIESITSDHFYPGEDVILTGRNFDDVLFTFLENNQVPFQLEGDSIIFMLPESSAIGNTLLTLVMADGYTVTADIEVVARPFPIIQAVSPNIAEEGAQVTITGTSLNNLISVTIGEVEASVVSSTATELIVTVPAGLAQNVPTELKVVTNGGEAVPTLPFYVGTNLLLNGDLELGSGDDFNNWGKWNGGDGMTATTASGEAYYGRSLRAEAAGGNPWNTQFVSDPAPTEVGSEYTLFMYIKAQPGTPGDGGNIRFSTNPDALYSGNYDITGEWQQIEWSFVANTTQTRAVLDLGVVAGAVYFVDNITLIKTGTPPPPPINTNGSFEDSDLGAADNIAGWGGLNGNLVSGEITDVHSHDGDKSLKLTINDIGANPWDIQPTSSMTVVDGETYHLSVWFKGNGITNIKIAIDQGGDPGWLEWAAPEQGFLDNEWTEISYDFTADTTNSSDGNARFAISMSYSGNVGGVIYIDDLEVTPAQ